A genomic window from Halorubrum trapanicum includes:
- a CDS encoding redox-regulated ATPase YchF, with amino-acid sequence MSYRIGLVGKPSVGKSTFFNAATMNDVPEGAYPFTTIDPTVGEAYVRVDCAAPEFDETCTPSVGVCREGTRFVPVKLVDVAGLVPGAHEGRGLGNQFLTDLNETDVLIHVVDFSGETDIEGEATEGHDPREDIDFLEEELDAWYLDVLEKGLEKFETRYHGADAAIEAELADQMSAFGIDKDRMKRVILAEGLELDPETWDDADKADLAREIRKRTKPMVVAANKMDTPEAQANWEEITTDPDYDHLSFVPSSAHAEKALKNADEAGVVDYTPGESGFDVVGDVSGEQKAGLDQIGEFVDEYDGTGVQGALEAAVFDVLGCIAVFPGSANGSKDEKGVFRDCFILPEGSTTEDFAYHIHSDIGEGLLHGTDCRSGRQVGTDRELSHRDVIELVSTKQAAP; translated from the coding sequence ATGAGCTACCGGATCGGTCTCGTCGGCAAGCCCTCGGTGGGGAAGTCGACGTTCTTCAACGCCGCGACCATGAACGACGTGCCGGAGGGCGCGTACCCGTTCACCACCATCGACCCGACCGTCGGCGAGGCGTACGTCCGCGTCGACTGCGCCGCCCCCGAGTTCGACGAGACGTGTACGCCGAGCGTCGGCGTCTGCCGCGAGGGGACGCGGTTCGTCCCCGTGAAGCTCGTCGACGTCGCCGGGCTGGTCCCGGGCGCCCACGAGGGCCGCGGGCTCGGCAACCAGTTCCTCACCGACCTCAACGAGACCGACGTGCTGATCCACGTCGTCGACTTCTCGGGGGAGACCGACATCGAGGGGGAGGCGACCGAGGGCCACGACCCGCGCGAGGACATCGACTTCTTAGAGGAGGAGCTGGACGCGTGGTACCTCGACGTGTTGGAGAAAGGGCTCGAGAAGTTCGAGACTCGGTACCACGGCGCGGACGCCGCTATCGAGGCGGAGCTCGCCGACCAGATGTCCGCGTTCGGCATCGACAAGGACCGGATGAAGCGCGTCATCCTCGCCGAGGGGCTCGAACTCGATCCGGAGACGTGGGACGACGCCGACAAGGCCGACCTCGCCCGCGAGATCCGCAAGCGGACGAAGCCGATGGTCGTCGCCGCCAACAAGATGGACACCCCCGAGGCGCAGGCGAACTGGGAGGAGATCACGACCGACCCCGACTACGACCACCTATCCTTCGTCCCCTCCAGCGCCCACGCGGAGAAGGCCCTCAAAAACGCGGACGAGGCCGGCGTCGTCGACTACACCCCCGGCGAGAGCGGCTTCGACGTCGTCGGCGACGTCTCCGGCGAACAAAAGGCCGGCCTCGACCAGATCGGCGAGTTCGTCGACGAGTACGACGGGACCGGCGTCCAGGGCGCGCTCGAAGCGGCCGTCTTCGACGTGCTGGGCTGTATCGCCGTCTTCCCCGGCTCCGCGAACGGGAGCAAAGACGAGAAGGGCGTCTTCCGCGACTGCTTCATCCTCCCGGAGGGATCGACCACCGAGGATTTCGCGTACCACATCCACTCGGACATCGGGGAGGGGCTCCTCCACGGCACCGACTGCCGGAGCGGCAGGCAGGTCGGGACCGACCGCGAACTCTCCCACCGCGACGTGATCGAACTGGTCTCGACGAAGCAGGCGGCGCCGTAG